Below is a window of Streptomyces sp. WMMB303 DNA.
GTCCCGCAGGACGGCGCGCTCTTCCCGCATCTGACGGCGCTGTCGAACACGGCCTACGGACTGCGCGCACAGGGCGTGGGCCGCGCCGAGGCACGCCGCCAGGCGCAGGAGTGGCTGTCGCGGCTGGGGGTCGGGCACCTGGCGCATCGCAGGCCGGGCCAGCTCTCCGGCGGTCAGGCGGGCCGGGTGGCGCTGGCCCGCGCGCTGGCGGCCCGGCCCCGGCTGCTGCTGCTCGACGAGCCGCTGGCCGCGCTCGACCAGACGACGCGCGCGCGGGTGCGGCACACGCTGCGCGATCATCTCACCGGTTTCGGCGGGGTGTGCATGCTGGTCACGCACGATCCGGTGGAGGCGGTGTCGCTGGCCGACCGGGTCCTGGTACTGGAGGACGGCCGGGCTCTCCAGGACGCTCCGCCCGCCCAGGTCACCCGGCATCCGCGGTCGCCGTGGGTGGCCCGGATGCTGGGCCGCAACGCGCTGCCGGGCACCGGAGGGGGCGGCAGCGTCCTGGCCCTGGACGACGGGGGCACCCTGGTTGTCGCGGACCCGGTACCCGAAGGCGGCGCCGTGCTGGCGGTCATCGCCCCCGAGGCGGTCGCCCTGCACCGCGCACGGCCGCACGGCAGTCCCCGCAACGTACGGCGCGGGACGGTACGCGAGATCACCGCGGTCGGCAGTCGGCTGCGGGTGCTGGTCGCGGCGGAGCCCGGCGGCTCGGCGGCCGAGGACGACCCGGCAGCCGGTCCGGCAGGCGGCGGTCCGGACCTGGTGGCCGAGATCACCGCGGAGGCCGCGGCCGAACTCGAACTGGCGGACGGCGCGGAGGTGTTCACCAGCGTCAAGGCCACGGAGATCACCCTCGTGGAGCGGTGACCGGCGGCCCGGCGGGTACGCGGCCCCGGCGGGCACGGGCGGCGGGCGGCGGGCAGTCCGGGACGGGCTGCGCCACACCGTTCGGGATAATGACCGCGGCCGCCTCAGCGGTCGTTCCGTATACCGAACAGAGCATCGCGAGGAAGGAGGGGTCGTGAGCGGTCCCCAGGGGTCGGTCCGGAGCATGCTGGCACTCAACCTGAAGCGGGTGCGGGCCCGGCGCGGACTGTCGATCTCCGAGCTCTCCCGCCGGTCGAAAATCGGCAAGGCGACGCTCTCCCAGCTGGAGTCGGGCACCGGCAATCCCACCATCGAGACGGTCTTCAGCCTCTCGCGGGTCCTGGAGGTGCCGATCTCCGACCTGTTGGACACCCAGCGGCCCGCGGGGCTGCGCGTGGTCCGCGGCGAGGACGTCGAGGTGCTCAGCGGCGAGGGGGTCGAGCTGCGCCCGCTGCAGCGGATCGAGTCGGGAGAGGCCATCTTCGAAGTCTACGACCAGCAGTTCCGGGCCGGTGAGCGGCGCGACTCACCGGGCCATGTGGGCATCGAGCACACCGTGGTGCAGGCCGGACGGCTGGAGGTGGCCGTCGACGGGGAGGAGGCCGAACTGACGGCCGGGGACTACGTCGCCTTCGACGCCGCCCTGCCGCACAGCTACGCCGCCGCGGAGGGGACGGTGCGCTCGGTACTGCTCCTCCAGTACCGGACGGACCAGCGGCTGCATCCCAGCGCCCCGCACGCGCTGCCCGACGCGGACGCCCCGCACGGCGCGTGAGCCGCCGTCCGCCCGCCAGGCCCGCCGCCCCGGCGCGCGGCCTCCCGCATCCGCCCTCCGGCGCCCTGCACATCCGTTGACACGCCCCGGACGCTGACATAGCGTCCCTCTCGTTCGCTTTGCCGAACAGGGAGGTTCGATGAACCGAACGCGGGTCGCAGTGCTCGGCGCCGGCATCATCGGAGTGGCCTGCGCGCGTGAACTCGCCCTGGCCGGGCTGGAGGTGACGCTGCTCGACCGCGGCGGCGCGGGCGCGGCCACCACGTCGCACGGCGAGGGCAACGTCCTGGTCTCCGACAAGGGGCCCGGCCCCGAACTGCGGCTGGCCCAGTTCTCCCGGCGGCTGTGGCCCGAGGTGCTGGCCGCGGTCGCGGAACGCTCCCGGGCCGGGCGGCAGGCGGTCGCGGCCGCCGAATGGAACCCCAAGGGCGGCATCGTCGTCGCCACCACCGACGCCGGGGCCCGCGGCCTGACGGAGTTCTCCGCGGCCCAGCGCGGCGCCGGCGTGCGGGCCGAGGAGCTGACGAGCGACGCGCTCCGCACCGCCGAACCCTTCGTCACCTCCGCACACACGGCGGCCGTCCACTATCCCGAGGACGCCCAGGTGCAGCCCGCGGGCGCGGCGGCGGCGCTGCTGACCGACGCATGCGCGGCGGGCGCCGCGCTGCGCACCGGCGAGGAGGTGCTGGCCGGGGTCGTGCGCGGCGGCCGGCTGACCGGGGTGCGCACCCGCGGCGGGCTGCTGGAGGCCGATCTGTTCGTCGACGCGGCCGGACCGTGGTCGGGGGTGCTCTCCGCCCGGCTCGGGGCGCCGATCGCCGTGGCACCGCGCCGGGGTGACGTGCTGGTGACGACACCGCTGCCGCCGACCGTCTTCCACAAGGTGTACGACGCGGACTATGTGGGCGCGGTCGGCAGCAGCGAGGAGGAGTTGCAGACCGCAGCCGTGGTGGAGTCCACCGCTGCGGGCAGCGTGCTGATCGGGTCCTCACGGCGCCGCGCGGGCTTCGACGACCGGCTGCGGCCCGAGGCGCTGTCGGCCGTCGCCGCCAAGGCGCTGCGCCTCTTCCCCTCCCTGGCGGGGGTGCCGGTGATGCGGGCGTACGGCGGATTCCGGCCGTACGTGCCGGATCATCTGCCGATCATCGGTGCCGACCCCCGGTTGCCGGGGCTCTGGCACGCGACCGGTCACGAAGGGGCCGGGATCGGGCTGTCGGTGGGCACCGGGCGGCTGCTGCGGCAGCTCGTGCTGGGCGAACCGGCCGGGGTCGGGAGTCATGCCTTCCGGGTTGACCGCCCGGCCGGGCCGGCAGCGCCGTCCTCCCGGCAGGAGGAGGAGCAGGAGCAGCCGCCGACCTCCCTGCGGCAGGAGCGGCGACAGGGACAGGAGGAGAGATGAGTCCGAGACGCGTACCGGCCCGCGGTGCCGCCGACGGCCGCGGTGAGCGCCCGCTGCGGATCACCGTCGACGGCCGGCCCGTCGACGGCGTCGCGGGGCAGACGGTGGCGGGAGTGCTGCTCGCCGCCGGCCGCACCGCGTGGCGCAGCGGGCCCTCCGGCGCCGCGCGCGGGGTGTTCTGCGGCATCGGCGTCTGCTTCGACTGCCTGGTGACCGTCAACGGGGACCGCGACGTACGTGCCTGTCTGCGGCGCGCGGCGGACGGCGACGAGGTGCGCACCCAGTCCCGGGCCCGGCCCGGTACCGGCGGGGCACAGCCCGCGGACACCGGAGCGGGCGGGTCCGCGGAGCGCGGGGAGGCTGCCGGATGACCCGTCGTCATGTCGCGGTGACCGGAGCCGGGCCGGCCGGGCTGGCCGCCGCGTACGCCGCGCTGGCGGCGGGCGCCCGGGTGACGCTGATCGACTCCGCCGAACAGCCGGGTGGCCAGTACCACCGGATGCCGCCCGAGGCGTACGCCGAGCACCCCGGCACGCGCCGGCGCGGCCGGGCCGCCTTCCTCCGGCGACGCCACCGGGTGCTGACGCATCCGCGATGCCGCTGGCTGCCGGAGACCTCGGTGTGGGCCCTGGAGCGTACCGGCCCCGGCGACGGCGCCCCCGCCGCGGGACCCCCCGCGGCGGGGGGCTTCGGGCCGCCGCCGCGGGTGCACCTGCTGTGCGGCGGCCCCGCGGACGGCGCCGGGCGCGCCCGGCGCACGCTGGACGCGGACGCGCTCGTGCTGGCGACCGGCGCACACGACCGGGTGCTGCCCTTCCCCGGCTGGGAGCTGCCGGGCGTCTGCACCGCCGGGGCCGCGCAGGCGCTGGTGAAGGGCGAACGCCTGGTGGTCGGCGACCATGTCGTCGTCGCGGGCAGCGGGCCCTTCCTGCTCGCGGTCGCCGCGTCGCTGCTGGAGGCGGGTGCGGGGGTGCGGGAGGTACTGGAGGCCGGCACCTTCCCCACCCTCGGCCGGAACTGGCTGGACCGGCCCTGGGAGTTGGCGGGGCAGTTCGGCAAGACGGCCGAACTCGCCGGAAGCGCGGCGGCGCTGGTGCGCCACCGGGTGCCCTACCGGCTCGGCCGCACGGTCGTGGAGGCGCGAGGCGACGGCCGGGTGGAGGAGGTCGTCACGGCGCGGCTGCGCCCGGACTGGTCGGTCGTGGCCGGGACGGAGCGCACGGTGCCGGTGGACGCGCTGTGCGTCGGGCACGGGTTCACCCCCCGTCTGGAGCTCCCGCTGGCCGCGGGCTGCGCGGTGCGGGACGCACCGGCCGATGCCGGTGGCGGCGCCGGACCGTTCGTGGTCGTGGACGGGGAGCAGCGCACCAGCGTGCCGGGCGTCTTCGCCGCCGGGGAGATCACCGGTATCGCCGGGGCCCCGGCAGCCCGGGCCGAGGGCGCCGTCGCGGGATGGGCGGCGGCCGGCGGCGACCGTTCGGTGCCCGCGCTGCGGGTGCTGCGGCGCAGCCGGGACGAAGGGCGGTCCTTCGCCCGCAGGCTGGCCAGAGCGCACCCGATCGGTGCGGGCTGGCCCGGCTGGCTGCGCCAGGACACGGTCGTGTGCCGCTGCGAGGAGACCGACTACGGCACGCTGTGCGCGGCGTTCGGCGATCCGGCGCAGGCGGCGCCGCGGGTCGCCAAGCTGAGCACCCGGGCCGGACTCGGCCCGTGCCAGGCCCGGGTCTGCGGCCCCACCGTCGCCGAGCTGCGTGCGCGGTACGGCGCCGCCGGGTCCGCGGGCCGCGGTACGGCCGCGGAGCCGCCCGGGCACACCCCGCACCGCAGACCGCTGGCCCAGCCCCTCCGCCTCGGTGAACTGGCTGCTCCATCGGAGCCGTTCGCCGACCCGGAGGACCCGTCCGACCCGATCGACCAGAGGTGAGACGCTCATGACCGGCGACAACCGAGCCGCCCGGCCCCAGCAGCCGCAGCGGAGCCCGCGGGGTCTCGGCGGTGTGCTGGTGGCCACCGCGCTGCCCTACCGCGAGAACGCCTCGGCCCCGGCGGGCCTGGCCGTGGACCACGACCGCTACGCCGCACACTGCCGGTGGCTGGTGGAGAGCGGCTGCGACGGCGTCGGGCCCAACGGCTCGCTGGGCGAGTACTCCTCCCTCACCGACCGGGAGCGCCGGGAGGTGGCCCGCACCGCCATCGAGGCGGTGAGTGGTACGGGCACCGTCGTCGTCGGGGTGCACGGTGTCGGCTCGCACCAGGCCCGCCGCTGGGCGGAGGCCGCCGCGGAGGACGGCGCGGACGGGGTGCTCTGCCTGCCGCCGACGATGTACCGCGCCAACCGGGGTGAGGTGCTGGCCCACTTCACGGAGGTGGCCGCCGTGGGTCTTCCGGTGATGGTCTACAACAACCCGATCGACACCAAGGTGGATCTCACCCCGGAACTGGTCGCGGAGATCGCGCAGATCGACAACGTCGTGGCCGTCAAGGAGTTCTCCGGGGACGTGCGGCGGGTGCTGGAGCTCAGGGAGCGGACCGCGGGAACCGGGCTGGAGGTGGTCAGCGGCGCCGACGACGTGGTGCTGGAGAGTGTGCTGATGGGTGCGACCGGCTGGTTCGCCGGGTTCCCCAACGTCTTCCCGGCCGAGTCGGCGCGGCTGTTCGAACTGGCCGCGGCGGGGAAGCTGGAGGAGGCGCGGGCCCTGTACGAGCCTCTGGTGGCCGCCTTCCGCTGGGATTCGCGCACCGAGTTCGTCCAGGCGATCAAGCTCGGCATGGAGCAGGTGGGCAGGTTCGGCGGGCCGTGCCGCCCGCCGCGCGGGCCACTGAGCCCGGCGCAGCGGGAGCAGGTCGAGGCCGACATGGCGCGCGCGGTCGCCGCACTCGCGCAGCGGGAGGCCTGATGCGCTCGGTCCGTTCGCTCAGTGCCGTCGACTCGCACACCGAGGGCATGCCGACCAGGGTCGTGACCGGCGGGGTGCCGCCGATCCCGGGTGCCACCATGGCCGAGCGCCGCCGCTGGGCTGTCGCGCACCTGGACGAGCTGCGCAGGTTCCTGGTGGACGAGCCGCGCGGGCACCCGGCGATGAGCGGCGCGCTGCTGCAGCCGCCGCTGCACCCGCAGGCCGACTGGGGTGTGGTCTACGTCGAGGTGAGCGGCTTCCTGCCGATGTGCGGACACGGCACCATCGGGGTGGCGACGGTGCTGGTGGAGACCGGCATGGTGGAGGTGACCGAGCCCGAGACCACGGTCCGGCTGGACACCCCCGCCGGTCTGGTGGAGGCGCGGGTGACCGTACGGGACGGAGCGGCCGAGCGGGTCACGCTGCGGAACGTGGACGCGTTCGCGCTGGAGCTGGACGCCGCCGTCCGGGTGCCGGGGCTGGGCGAGGTCGGCTACGACATGGCGTACGGCGGCAACTTCTACGCCATCACCGAACTCGACCGGCTCGGCCTGCCGTTCGACCGGGCACGGAAGGACGACATCCTCGCCGCGGGCCTCGCCCTGATGGACGCCGTAAACCAGCACAACCGGCCGGTTCACCCGGCCGATCCCGCGATCGGCGGCTGCAAGCATGTGCAGTTCCTGGCACCGGGCTCGGACGGGCGGCACTCGCGCAACGCCATGGCCATCCACCCCGGCTGGTTCGACCGCTCGCCCTGCGGCACCGGCACCTCGGCGCGGATGGCGCAACTGCACGCCCGCGGCGCGCTGCCGCTGCACACGGAGTTCGTGAACGAGTCGTTCATCGGCACCCGGTTCACCGGGCAGCTGCTGGAGACCACCGAGGTCGGCGGAGTACCCGCGGTCGTACCGGAGTTCTCCGGCCGCGCCTGGATCACCGGCATGGCCACCTATCTGCTCGACCCCCGGGACCCGTTCCCGCACGGCTTCGTCCTCTAGCCGACCGGACCGAACACGGGACCAGCCGACTGCCCCACCGCCGGACAGCGGGACCACCGGCCCGCCGGCCGGAAGTCGACCGGAGCTGCGGGTCGTCTTTCCGGCTGCGGTCGGGGCGGTCCGCCGGCGGCGGGATCGCTCGCAGCTGAACGCCGTGACAAAGGCGGTGCCCAGCGGGCAGGCTCGGGGCATGGAGAGACCTGAGTTCATCGAAGTCCTGGGCAAAGAGGCCCAGTTGTTCGCCGACGCGGTCGGCCGGGCCGAGCCCGGCACGCCGGTGCCGACCTGCCCGGAGTGGACCGTGCGGGACCTGGCCCTGCATCTGGGTACGGTGCACCGCTGGGCGGCCGGGATGGTGCGTGAGGGCCGCACGGAACCCGTACGGCCCTCGTCGCCGGCCGGACTGGCCGACGAGGCGCTCGCGCCCTGGCTGCGGGAGGGCGCCGAACTGCTGGTCGAGGTACTGGAGGCGGCGCCCGAGGACCTGGAATGCTGGACGTTCCTGCCCGCCGGGTCCGCCGCGGCCTTCTGGACCCGCAGGCAGGCCCACGAGACGGCGGTGCACCGGGTCGACGCCGAGGCGGCACTCGGGGCGCCCCTCTCCCCGCTGCCCGCCGGGTTCGCCGCCGACGGGGTCGACGAGCTGCTGTGCGGATTCTATCCGCGGGGCGGCACACCGGAGGGCTTCGCCTCCGATCCCCGCACCCTGCACCTCCGGGCGACGGATGTCGCCGGCGCCGCCTGGACCGCGGTCCTGGGCGACCCGGCGCGGGCGGAGCGCGCCACCGCGCCGCCGTCCGCGCCGGACTGCGTGTACGAGGGCACGGCACAGGACCTCTACCTCGCCCTGTGGAACCGGCTCCCGCTCTCGGAGCTGACCCTCAGTGGTGAGGTGTCCGTGGCGCACCGCTGGCGGGAGGTGTTCCGGCTGTGACCGCTGCCGCTGCCCGACGCCGCCGGATCGCGCCCCGGGTGGCGACGGCCTGCGCCGCCCCGCCCACCGCCCATGCGAGCAGCACCAGGAGGGCGCTGATCCACAGCGGGCCGCGGTAGCCGGATCCGCTGCTCAGCGCGAGGCCCCCGGCCCAGGGGCCCAGCGCAGCACCGACGTTGAGCGCCGCCGTCGCGAAACCGCCCGCGAGGGAGGGCGCCTCGGCGGCGGCGTACAGCGCCTGGGAGATCAGTGTGGAGCCGACGGCGAACGACAGCACGCCCTGGACCGGCACGAGGACGACGGCCGCGTACGGGTGCCCGGCTGTCAGCCCGAACAGGGCCCACCCGAGCGATAGTGCGGCGCCGGCCGCGACCAGCAGCCGCAGCGGATACCGGTCGGCGAGTCGGCCCGCGGCGGCGGTGCCCAGGAAGGAGCCGAGGCCGAAGAGGGCCAGCAGTCCCGGCACCCAGCCGTCCGCGAACCCGGCCACCTCGGTGAGCAGCGGAGCGAGGTAGGTGAAGGAGCAGAAGGTGGCGCCGTTGACCAGGGCGCCCAGCAGCAGTGTCACCAGCAGCCGCGGCTCGCGCAGAGCCCGCAGTTCCCGGCGGACGCCGGTGTTCGGTGCGGCTGCCGGGTGCGCCGGCCGCGGTGGGTCCGGCCGCGCTCCGGGCAGCGAGCGGACGAGGGCCGCGAGGGCCGGCGTCGAGAGCACCGCCACGGCCCAGAACGCCGTGCGCCACCCCCATGCCTGCCCCAGCAGAGCTCCGGCGGGCACTCCGGCGACGCAGGCGAGCGTGACCCCACCGAGCAGCACGGAGACGGCCCGCCCCTTGGCGTCGGGCGGCACCATCGCGGCCGCGGCGGCCAACGCGACGGCGAGGAACCCTGCGTTGGCCAGCGCCCCGACCACCCGGGTGGCGACCAGGACGGCGAAGCTCGTCGTGGACGCACCCACGACATGGGCCAGCAGGAACACGCTCAGGAAGCACAGCAGTGCCCCCCGCCTGTCCCAGCGGCTGCCGAGGGCCGCCATCAGCGGCGCGCCCACGACCATTCCGACGGCGAACGCCGAGGTCAGCGACCCGGCCGCCGCGAGAGACACCCCCATTCCGGCGGCGATGTCCGGCACGATCCCGGACAGCATGAACTCCGACATCCCCTGCGCGAAAACCGCCAACGCAAGTACGTACAGCACGAAAGGCATGAAACCCGCAATCCTCACTCGGATCGGAAAGGACGGCGGCAGGCGCGCGGCACCGGTGGCGGGGCCTGACGGAGGCAGCCTGAGCAGGCTGCACGGCGCCTCGTGCGGAGGCGCGTGGGTCAGGAGTGAGTCGGCCCGGCCGGGCGCATGGCGGCACTGCCGCGGAACAGCGCGGGGCACGGCGATCCGGTGGCGTGCGGCCGACGCGGACGGCGCGGGACAGCCACCGGAGAACCGGTGGCTAGCGTCTGGACGCCTCGGGGCTGGACATGCCCGCACTGTAACCGTGCGGGGCGCCGCGCTCCACGGGTTTTCCGGGCGGCCTCGCACGGGACGGGCGGTGCTGGGGGGGCAGGCGCGGCAGGCGGCACGGCCGTCGGGGCGCCGGCCGCCCGGAGGCGGGTGTTCAGCCGTCTGCGGGACCGTCCACGCGCTGGCCGACCCCCGCTCCCCGAACACCGACCTGATCCTCACCGGCCCGCAGGCGCTCTCCTACGACGACGTCGCCGCCGTCCTCAGCCGCGTCACCGGCCGCACCGTCACCCATCGGAAGCTCACCGGCGGCCAACTGCGCGACCGGCTGGCCGAGTCCCTGCCCACCACTTTCGCGACGCTGCTCGCCGGGCTGGACCGGGCCATCGCCGAGGGCGCCGAGGACCGCACCACCGACACCGTGCAGCACCTCACCGGCCGCCCGGCGGGCACTTTCGCCGCCTTCGCCGAACGAGAGCTGGCCTGAGCAACGTTCGCGGCAGGAGCGTCACAGGTTGCCCACGTAGGATGCCGCCGCCCCGGC
It encodes the following:
- a CDS encoding FAD/NAD(P)-binding oxidoreductase; the encoded protein is MTRRHVAVTGAGPAGLAAAYAALAAGARVTLIDSAEQPGGQYHRMPPEAYAEHPGTRRRGRAAFLRRRHRVLTHPRCRWLPETSVWALERTGPGDGAPAAGPPAAGGFGPPPRVHLLCGGPADGAGRARRTLDADALVLATGAHDRVLPFPGWELPGVCTAGAAQALVKGERLVVGDHVVVAGSGPFLLAVAASLLEAGAGVREVLEAGTFPTLGRNWLDRPWELAGQFGKTAELAGSAAALVRHRVPYRLGRTVVEARGDGRVEEVVTARLRPDWSVVAGTERTVPVDALCVGHGFTPRLELPLAAGCAVRDAPADAGGGAGPFVVVDGEQRTSVPGVFAAGEITGIAGAPAARAEGAVAGWAAAGGDRSVPALRVLRRSRDEGRSFARRLARAHPIGAGWPGWLRQDTVVCRCEETDYGTLCAAFGDPAQAAPRVAKLSTRAGLGPCQARVCGPTVAELRARYGAAGSAGRGTAAEPPGHTPHRRPLAQPLRLGELAAPSEPFADPEDPSDPIDQR
- a CDS encoding dihydrodipicolinate synthase family protein, whose amino-acid sequence is MTGDNRAARPQQPQRSPRGLGGVLVATALPYRENASAPAGLAVDHDRYAAHCRWLVESGCDGVGPNGSLGEYSSLTDRERREVARTAIEAVSGTGTVVVGVHGVGSHQARRWAEAAAEDGADGVLCLPPTMYRANRGEVLAHFTEVAAVGLPVMVYNNPIDTKVDLTPELVAEIAQIDNVVAVKEFSGDVRRVLELRERTAGTGLEVVSGADDVVLESVLMGATGWFAGFPNVFPAESARLFELAAAGKLEEARALYEPLVAAFRWDSRTEFVQAIKLGMEQVGRFGGPCRPPRGPLSPAQREQVEADMARAVAALAQREA
- a CDS encoding proline racemase family protein; this encodes MRSVRSLSAVDSHTEGMPTRVVTGGVPPIPGATMAERRRWAVAHLDELRRFLVDEPRGHPAMSGALLQPPLHPQADWGVVYVEVSGFLPMCGHGTIGVATVLVETGMVEVTEPETTVRLDTPAGLVEARVTVRDGAAERVTLRNVDAFALELDAAVRVPGLGEVGYDMAYGGNFYAITELDRLGLPFDRARKDDILAAGLALMDAVNQHNRPVHPADPAIGGCKHVQFLAPGSDGRHSRNAMAIHPGWFDRSPCGTGTSARMAQLHARGALPLHTEFVNESFIGTRFTGQLLETTEVGGVPAVVPEFSGRAWITGMATYLLDPRDPFPHGFVL
- a CDS encoding XRE family transcriptional regulator, which translates into the protein MSGPQGSVRSMLALNLKRVRARRGLSISELSRRSKIGKATLSQLESGTGNPTIETVFSLSRVLEVPISDLLDTQRPAGLRVVRGEDVEVLSGEGVELRPLQRIESGEAIFEVYDQQFRAGERRDSPGHVGIEHTVVQAGRLEVAVDGEEAELTAGDYVAFDAALPHSYAAAEGTVRSVLLLQYRTDQRLHPSAPHALPDADAPHGA
- a CDS encoding FAD-dependent oxidoreductase, which encodes MNRTRVAVLGAGIIGVACARELALAGLEVTLLDRGGAGAATTSHGEGNVLVSDKGPGPELRLAQFSRRLWPEVLAAVAERSRAGRQAVAAAEWNPKGGIVVATTDAGARGLTEFSAAQRGAGVRAEELTSDALRTAEPFVTSAHTAAVHYPEDAQVQPAGAAAALLTDACAAGAALRTGEEVLAGVVRGGRLTGVRTRGGLLEADLFVDAAGPWSGVLSARLGAPIAVAPRRGDVLVTTPLPPTVFHKVYDADYVGAVGSSEEELQTAAVVESTAAGSVLIGSSRRRAGFDDRLRPEALSAVAAKALRLFPSLAGVPVMRAYGGFRPYVPDHLPIIGADPRLPGLWHATGHEGAGIGLSVGTGRLLRQLVLGEPAGVGSHAFRVDRPAGPAAPSSRQEEEQEQPPTSLRQERRQGQEER
- a CDS encoding (2Fe-2S)-binding protein — its product is MSPRRVPARGAADGRGERPLRITVDGRPVDGVAGQTVAGVLLAAGRTAWRSGPSGAARGVFCGIGVCFDCLVTVNGDRDVRACLRRAADGDEVRTQSRARPGTGGAQPADTGAGGSAERGEAAG
- a CDS encoding Cmx/CmrA family chloramphenicol efflux MFS transporter, with translation MPFVLYVLALAVFAQGMSEFMLSGIVPDIAAGMGVSLAAAGSLTSAFAVGMVVGAPLMAALGSRWDRRGALLCFLSVFLLAHVVGASTTSFAVLVATRVVGALANAGFLAVALAAAAAMVPPDAKGRAVSVLLGGVTLACVAGVPAGALLGQAWGWRTAFWAVAVLSTPALAALVRSLPGARPDPPRPAHPAAAPNTGVRRELRALREPRLLVTLLLGALVNGATFCSFTYLAPLLTEVAGFADGWVPGLLALFGLGSFLGTAAAGRLADRYPLRLLVAAGAALSLGWALFGLTAGHPYAAVVLVPVQGVLSFAVGSTLISQALYAAAEAPSLAGGFATAALNVGAALGPWAGGLALSSGSGYRGPLWISALLVLLAWAVGGAAQAVATRGAIRRRRAAAAVTAGTPPASGAPRTPHH
- a CDS encoding maleylpyruvate isomerase family mycothiol-dependent enzyme, which produces MERPEFIEVLGKEAQLFADAVGRAEPGTPVPTCPEWTVRDLALHLGTVHRWAAGMVREGRTEPVRPSSPAGLADEALAPWLREGAELLVEVLEAAPEDLECWTFLPAGSAAAFWTRRQAHETAVHRVDAEAALGAPLSPLPAGFAADGVDELLCGFYPRGGTPEGFASDPRTLHLRATDVAGAAWTAVLGDPARAERATAPPSAPDCVYEGTAQDLYLALWNRLPLSELTLSGEVSVAHRWREVFRL